CCATGCAAGCCAGAATGGGCGAGCTGAGCTCAAGAGAAGCGAGTGACTTACCGTATCGGATACGCGATGTCGCGATGGATGTCGGTTTGCTGATGGTTGCGACCGTTTTCATTCTACTGGGTGGGACGGGGCTCATCGGGCATCTCGCTGGTATTGCATATCCGCTGAGCGGGTTGATGGTGGCCGATGCGGCGCTGACCGGCTGTTTAGCAGGTCTATGCTTGCTAGGTTGGCTGTTGCAGCGACGCTGGTTAGCTTACCTGGCGGCTGCGCCATTGGCGCTGATCACCCTGTATACCCTGACACACAATGGGGTGTCAGGTGGTCCCTGGGTGGGTACATCCTGGGTATCAGGCGGGCCAAGAATTCTATCGGCGGCAGCGTTTCTGCTTTTTCTGGTTGCTCTTTGTACGACGCTTGGCATGAAGCTGGCTTGGTACCGACTCATATGGGGCGGAAGCGGGCTGCTGGCACTGGGCGCGGGTAGCTTTTCTCTGATGCTGTTGCTGTTTCCCGCCAGTCGTCTTGGCTGGGCAGACGGCTTTGTATCAGCCCCCATACTGGCCACTCTCTACGCTTTGCTTGGCGGGGCCGCCTTCGTTGGCGCTGCCTGGCGTGGCAGTCGTCAATTGCTCCCCCTTGGTTGGCTGACGCATCTCGCCACTGTGTGTGGTGTGATGGTGAGTTGCCTTGCTTGGTATACCCTAAGTTGGAGCGCACAGGGCCATATGCAACGTCAGGCGGCCACCTTGTTGGATAACGCCGCGCACAACGCCCGTCACGCCATGCAGGAACAACGCGAATTTATTCAACGTCTCGCCTGGCGGCAAGGACTGAACAGCCCCCTGGGCGAGTCGATACGCTGGGAGCATGATGTTCAGACTTACTTCCAGCACGCACCATACCTAAAGGCCGTTGCACTGATTGGCTCGGAGGGGGACCTTGAGGAATTGCGGGCCTCTCCTCAGCGCTACCAGCGCCGCCTTCTGACCGAGGATAATTATCCGAGTCTTCGTGATGCGCTATTCTCAGGGCGCTCAGAAACATGGGCACTTAAGGTGGATCGTCAGCCGAGTACGGTGTTGCTGGTTTCCTCATTGGGTAACTACGCGGACGGACAGTTGGTTGCCGAACTGGACTTGAAAGATTTGCTCAGGCGCGAACTTAGCGTGCCCCTAAGCCTGTTTCGGCTAACTGTCGGTGAAGGCACGCCCTATCTAGCATTAAGGCAACCCGGAAGGGCCATCGACGATACCCCTATTCGCCCGTTGCCGCACCTGGAAGAGCGTCATGTCGGTCTTCCTGGGGGGGCTCGCTTAACGTTTAACGTTCACATGGACTCTGTTTCAGGGATGTTGCGCGCCGGCATCATGCCCGCAGGGTTTGCTATTGCAGGCCTGACACTTAGCTATCTGTTGGCCCTAAGCCTGGGGTTGGTCAGGCTGATCCTCCTGCGGTCACGCGAGTTACTAGCGGCTCGACAGAAGCTTGAGGCGCAATATGATCTCGAACAACGCTACCGTTCGCTCTACCTCTATCATCCCGATGGCGTTTTATCGATCGATCGTGAAGGGCGTGTGATTACCGCTAATGAAGCCTGCGGCAAGATTACCGGGCGCTACAGCAATGAAGTACAAGGCAAGCATTTTTCGACACTGTTGCAGCCCCAGGATATCGAGCGAGTGCAGGCTATTTATGACGCGACCCTGGACGGCCAGCCAAACTGTGTGGAGTTACAGATAAGGCATCGAGAAGGGGATCTGAAGTCTCTGGAATTGACCACCATGCCGATCATTGTTGGTGGCGAAACGCAGGGTGTTTTTGGCATTGCAAAAGACATCACCCACCAACATGAGCAAGCCGCCCAGCTAGCTTATCAGGCCTCACATGATGTTCTGACCGGTCTGCCCAACCACACTGCCTTTGATGACTGCTTGAATGAAGCGTTCGCGGATGCACAGCAGAACGGTCAATTGCTGGTTGTCATGCACCTCGATCTGGATGGGTTTAAAACAATCAATGATGGGTTAGGTCATCACATTGGTGATCAATTGCTAATAGAAGTGGCTGCTCGGCTACGGCGAGTCACTGGTCAATGCGATACGTTGGTACGCCTGACGGGCGATGAATTTGCGTTGCTATTTACAGGGCTTCACGACTGTGACGAAGGCATCGTCATCGCCGAAAGGGCGCTGAATTCGCTGTTAGCGCCTTTTCAAATAGAAAGCAAACCGGTCCATATCAGCGCAAGCATTGGCATCGCGTGTAATAGCCACTCAATAGCGCACGCCCATGAACTGATGCAGCAAGCGGATATTGCCATGGGGGAGGCCAAACAACAGGGCCGCAATACTTGGCAGTGGTATCAGGGTGATGTGCAACGTATGACCAAAGCGTCGGTACTTCTTCGGCACGATTTGCATAAGGCGCTTCAAAACGACCAGTTTGAGCTTTACTACCAACCCATCGTCGAGGCGCGGAGTGGACAAATTCGGGGGCTGGAGGCGCTGATTCGTTGGCATCATCCTGAGAAGGGGATGATCTCGCCAGGTACGTTTATTCCCTTGGCTGAGCAGACGGGGCAGATCATTCCGCTAGGGCGCTGGATTTTGCATCGTGTCTGTCATGACGTCGCCTTCATGCAAACCACGAAAGGTCTTGGGGCGCCAGTCGCCATCAATATTTCGTCGTTACAGTTCCGTCGAAAAGGATTTTTAGAAGATATGCAAAAGGCCTTGGATGTATCAGGCGTATCCCCTGAACAGTTGGAAATCGAGGTGACAGAGAGCGTGCTGCTTGATGGTGCCGAGCAGGCGATTGAGCTGATTAACCGGCTCAAAGCAATGGGTATCAAGGTCGCGCTTGATGATTTTGGCACAGGGTTTTCCAGCCTCAGCTACTTGCGTGACCTGCCGATTCATAAGGTCAAACTGGATCGCGCCTTCATCAAGGACATTACTACGGATACACGTAATGCCGCTATCGTGCAGGGCATTATTACCATGGCGCATCATCTGAATCTGATCGTGGTCGCTGAGGGTATCGAAGACCGCGACCAACAACAGGACTTGATCCGTCGCGAATGTGATCTGTTGCAGGGCTTTCTTTTCGCCAGGCCGATGCCTAGGGACGTCGTGATGTCACTGCCGGAACGATTGCCTGTTTCTGACACATGAGGTCAGTCGACGACAGCGCGGTTTCGCTTGATAGAGGACTCAGTCAGTACGGGAGTTGAGCTGATCGAAAGACGCATCATAATTGACGTTTGCGGCCAGCCCTGGACTTGGCGATCCAATGAGATGAAAAGGGTGGATTTATGATCTTCTCTCCTTAACAGCCTCTTTACCAATAGCGGGGATAGCGTCGGTGGCGCGCAAGATTATTAATGGTAATGGCGACCGAAAGCATAATGATGCAGCCAACCCCAATGGGGAAAACCGGGTATAGCCAGCCTAACTGATGGACGTTTTCGCCACCCGCAACGGCCGTCAAGGCAGCAGCTGCACCCGGTGGGTGAACCGTATGGGTAAGCTGCATAACAAAAATCGATAGTGATACGGCGAGTGCCATGGCAATAGGGGTGGTGCCAAGCCATTGGTAACACACAACGCCTACTAACGCAGATAGCATACTGCCAAAGAGTACGTGGCTCGGCTGTGCAAAAGGGCTTTCAGGCGCCGCATAGATGAGTACTGAGGTGGCACCAAACGAACCAACAATGAGCAATTCTTTTGAGAGCCAGCCTGCGCTTAGCCAGCAAATCAATGCCATACCGCTGAAGGCACCGAGCCACGACCAGAAAGCGTCTTTCCAGCCTACGAAAGAGCGCTGAATAGTCCCACCGCGCATCTTGTTTAAATAGGTCTTCATTCTACGCCCGCATGCACCAAATGAGCGCGAATGATTACAAAATGCACTGTATTAATGCAAGTGAATAGTCGTAATGTATGGATGCAAGCGGTTCAAGATGCCCCTAAAGGGGCCTGGGTACAATGGGGCATCTCTGTCTCTTATGAAGCGTGACGCCGATATCAGCGAATAACGACTTTTTAACTCATTGCTTGTTTGTGGCGATCTTCGGTGAGCACTTTGACGCGTCGCTCCGTCCACCACATCCAGATGATTGAAACGAGCGTGACGCTGAAACACAGCATCCAGACAGTGGTGGCAACACCGGTCAGGTCGACCAGCGCGCCAAACATAATCGGTAGCAGAAAGCCGCCCAAACCACCGGCTAGACCCACAATGCCGGATACCAGCCCAAGGTTTTCATGGTAGTCGTTAGAAAGATATTTGAAGACAGAGGCTTTGCCGATTCCCCAGGCGATACCCACCACAAACAGTGCAGCGGTAAACAGCCATACGGGGATGCCAAAACCAAACTCTACGCGGCCTGCGCCACCCGCTCCCTGAACGCTGTAGTGTGTTTCGGGATAGGACATGATGAACAGCGCAATCAAGCTTGCCCATAAACAGGTCCAAGTTACAGTATGAGCCCCAAAGCGGTCGGATAACCAGCCGCCGAACGCCCGTATGACACCGGAAGGCAGCACAAAAATGGTCG
This window of the Halomonas sp. SH5A2 genome carries:
- a CDS encoding putative bifunctional diguanylate cyclase/phosphodiesterase codes for the protein MQARMGELSSREASDLPYRIRDVAMDVGLLMVATVFILLGGTGLIGHLAGIAYPLSGLMVADAALTGCLAGLCLLGWLLQRRWLAYLAAAPLALITLYTLTHNGVSGGPWVGTSWVSGGPRILSAAAFLLFLVALCTTLGMKLAWYRLIWGGSGLLALGAGSFSLMLLLFPASRLGWADGFVSAPILATLYALLGGAAFVGAAWRGSRQLLPLGWLTHLATVCGVMVSCLAWYTLSWSAQGHMQRQAATLLDNAAHNARHAMQEQREFIQRLAWRQGLNSPLGESIRWEHDVQTYFQHAPYLKAVALIGSEGDLEELRASPQRYQRRLLTEDNYPSLRDALFSGRSETWALKVDRQPSTVLLVSSLGNYADGQLVAELDLKDLLRRELSVPLSLFRLTVGEGTPYLALRQPGRAIDDTPIRPLPHLEERHVGLPGGARLTFNVHMDSVSGMLRAGIMPAGFAIAGLTLSYLLALSLGLVRLILLRSRELLAARQKLEAQYDLEQRYRSLYLYHPDGVLSIDREGRVITANEACGKITGRYSNEVQGKHFSTLLQPQDIERVQAIYDATLDGQPNCVELQIRHREGDLKSLELTTMPIIVGGETQGVFGIAKDITHQHEQAAQLAYQASHDVLTGLPNHTAFDDCLNEAFADAQQNGQLLVVMHLDLDGFKTINDGLGHHIGDQLLIEVAARLRRVTGQCDTLVRLTGDEFALLFTGLHDCDEGIVIAERALNSLLAPFQIESKPVHISASIGIACNSHSIAHAHELMQQADIAMGEAKQQGRNTWQWYQGDVQRMTKASVLLRHDLHKALQNDQFELYYQPIVEARSGQIRGLEALIRWHHPEKGMISPGTFIPLAEQTGQIIPLGRWILHRVCHDVAFMQTTKGLGAPVAINISSLQFRRKGFLEDMQKALDVSGVSPEQLEIEVTESVLLDGAEQAIELINRLKAMGIKVALDDFGTGFSSLSYLRDLPIHKVKLDRAFIKDITTDTRNAAIVQGIITMAHHLNLIVVAEGIEDRDQQQDLIRRECDLLQGFLFARPMPRDVVMSLPERLPVSDT
- a CDS encoding HPP family protein, whose protein sequence is MKTYLNKMRGGTIQRSFVGWKDAFWSWLGAFSGMALICWLSAGWLSKELLIVGSFGATSVLIYAAPESPFAQPSHVLFGSMLSALVGVVCYQWLGTTPIAMALAVSLSIFVMQLTHTVHPPGAAAALTAVAGGENVHQLGWLYPVFPIGVGCIIMLSVAITINNLARHRRYPRYW